One window from the genome of Rhodothermales bacterium encodes:
- a CDS encoding winged helix-turn-helix domain-containing protein, translating into MSERTTPGGPAFQFKVGDWLVAPRGNRLAGPEGDVRLEPKVMEVLTCLAARPGRTVTKEEFMDQVWTGTVVSDDVLARCISELRKVFGDNPRSPDYIETIRKSGYRLIAPVTEPIAHAEPEAPVAAAPEPESVPEPDVAPPVEPAPTVGVRDVAMAASPLALDEPEVAVLEAEPDEVVPTPDSYEPALPVPVHASARSKWHETLRWAGIAAAVVVVALVVGLFALRGEADGPLATVPFTSFPGQEAEPAFSPNGEQIAFTWEGTEGGAADIYVKQPGAETPLQLTDTPDDEWSPAWSPDGLRIAFVRATESGAHAVVVVPAIGGGERTLVEFEGREVSGIAWAPDGETLALSAQAAPAEPFSLFLLSAETLDMRRLTEPDLVEGGDVSPSFSPDGGRVAFVRGSNRGGEDLFVVPARGGEPGRLTQGEREIVGIDWTPDGQDLVFASRRREGSGLWRVAVAGGAPEWIAMAGEGEGVQRPSVARRGRRLTYEQRSADANIWAIRQGRFERAPLIRSTRWDSNPQFAPDGARIAFASDRSGSPEVWVVNDEGIDPIQLTDFGGPPVATPRWAPDGRQIAFGARVDGNADIYVIDANGGAPVRLTEHEASDVAPSWSQDSTTVYFSSNRSGTWEVWRMPASGGTPARVTYHGGYNAFESPDGRILYYAKKGEPGLWRRGADDEEETLVLGALEPFDWGNWAVTDAGIYFIRREATGPTIRFYSFLSGRSSPIASLDDVPDQPSLAVSPDGRVLLYTHVDRNESDIVLVEDFQ; encoded by the coding sequence ATGAGTGAGCGGACGACGCCGGGAGGGCCGGCTTTCCAGTTCAAAGTGGGCGACTGGCTGGTCGCCCCGCGCGGGAATCGGCTGGCCGGTCCCGAGGGGGACGTCCGCCTGGAGCCGAAGGTGATGGAGGTGCTCACGTGCCTCGCCGCCCGGCCCGGCCGCACCGTGACGAAGGAGGAGTTCATGGACCAGGTGTGGACCGGCACCGTCGTCTCGGACGACGTGCTCGCCCGCTGCATCTCGGAGCTACGGAAGGTCTTCGGCGACAACCCCCGCTCGCCGGACTACATCGAGACGATTCGGAAGTCCGGCTACCGCCTCATCGCGCCCGTCACCGAACCCATCGCTCACGCCGAGCCCGAGGCCCCGGTCGCCGCCGCGCCGGAGCCGGAGTCCGTGCCCGAGCCGGATGTGGCGCCGCCCGTCGAGCCGGCCCCGACCGTCGGCGTGCGGGACGTAGCGATGGCGGCGTCCCCGCTCGCTCTAGACGAGCCCGAGGTCGCCGTGCTGGAGGCGGAGCCGGACGAGGTCGTGCCCACACCGGATTCCTACGAGCCCGCGCTGCCCGTTCCCGTGCACGCGTCGGCGCGGTCGAAATGGCACGAGACGCTGCGCTGGGCTGGGATTGCGGCGGCCGTCGTGGTGGTGGCGCTCGTCGTCGGGCTCTTCGCGTTGCGGGGCGAGGCTGACGGTCCACTCGCCACGGTGCCGTTCACGAGCTTCCCCGGTCAAGAGGCGGAGCCCGCGTTCTCCCCGAACGGCGAGCAGATCGCGTTCACGTGGGAGGGGACGGAGGGCGGTGCGGCCGACATCTACGTCAAGCAGCCCGGCGCCGAGACCCCGCTCCAACTCACCGACACGCCCGACGACGAGTGGAGCCCGGCGTGGTCGCCGGACGGCCTCCGCATCGCGTTCGTCCGCGCCACCGAGAGCGGCGCCCACGCCGTCGTTGTCGTCCCGGCGATCGGCGGGGGCGAGCGGACGCTCGTCGAGTTCGAAGGCCGCGAGGTGTCGGGCATCGCGTGGGCGCCCGATGGCGAGACGCTCGCGCTCTCGGCGCAGGCCGCCCCGGCCGAGCCGTTCAGCCTGTTCCTCCTCTCCGCTGAGACGCTCGACATGCGGCGACTCACGGAGCCGGACCTCGTCGAAGGCGGCGATGTCAGCCCGTCGTTCTCGCCTGACGGCGGGCGCGTGGCGTTCGTGCGCGGCTCGAACCGGGGCGGCGAGGACCTCTTCGTCGTGCCCGCGCGCGGCGGCGAGCCGGGCCGGCTTACGCAGGGCGAGCGCGAGATCGTCGGGATCGACTGGACGCCGGACGGGCAGGACCTCGTCTTCGCCTCGCGGCGGCGCGAGGGGTCGGGGCTGTGGCGGGTCGCCGTGGCGGGCGGCGCGCCCGAGTGGATCGCGATGGCGGGGGAGGGCGAGGGCGTGCAGCGGCCGTCGGTGGCGCGGCGCGGGCGGCGGCTGACCTACGAGCAGCGCTCGGCCGACGCCAACATCTGGGCCATCCGGCAGGGCCGCTTCGAGCGCGCCCCGCTCATCCGCTCGACGCGGTGGGACTCCAACCCGCAGTTCGCCCCGGACGGCGCGCGCATTGCCTTCGCCTCTGACCGATCCGGTAGTCCCGAGGTGTGGGTCGTAAACGACGAGGGGATCGACCCCATCCAACTCACCGACTTCGGCGGCCCGCCCGTCGCCACGCCGCGCTGGGCGCCCGACGGCCGGCAGATCGCGTTCGGCGCGCGCGTCGACGGGAATGCGGACATCTACGTCATCGACGCGAACGGCGGCGCGCCCGTGCGGCTGACCGAGCACGAGGCCTCGGACGTCGCCCCGAGCTGGTCGCAGGACTCGACGACGGTCTACTTCTCCTCGAACCGCAGCGGGACGTGGGAGGTCTGGCGGATGCCGGCGAGCGGTGGGACGCCCGCGCGCGTGACATACCACGGCGGCTACAACGCGTTCGAGTCGCCGGACGGGCGCATCCTCTACTACGCGAAAAAGGGCGAGCCCGGCCTCTGGCGACGCGGGGCCGACGACGAGGAGGAGACGCTCGTGCTCGGCGCGCTCGAACCGTTCGACTGGGGTAACTGGGCCGTCACCGACGCCGGCATCTACTTCATCCGCCGCGAAGCGACCGGCCCGACGATCCGCTTCTACAGCTTCCTCTCCGGCCGCTCCTCGCCCATCGCCTCGCTCGATGACGTGCCCGATCAGCCGAGCCTCGCCGTCTCGCCCGACGGCCGCGTACTGCTCTACACCCACGTCGACCGCAACGAGAGCGACATCGTCCTCGTCGAGGACTTCCAATAG
- a CDS encoding fasciclin domain-containing protein, with protein sequence MKPTTFPLAALLALLLAAPVSLAQGDAAELQAQAAQEDIVTTLVDRGDFTILVDALRSTGLDAALASGEAFTLFAPTDAAFAKLPAGTLEGLTPEQLTGILRYHVLVGAASSEDAAALDAAPSVQGSDLTFYASDAGLTVNGAAITEADVQASNGVIHVIDTVLLPEADAPMDDDMMDEEMHEEHMDKEMMDDADTSADQSLPTDDQR encoded by the coding sequence ATGAAACCCACCACGTTCCCCCTCGCCGCGCTGCTTGCCCTGCTGCTCGCCGCCCCCGTCAGCCTCGCCCAGGGCGACGCCGCCGAGCTTCAGGCCCAGGCCGCCCAGGAAGACATCGTCACCACCCTCGTCGATCGGGGCGACTTCACGATCCTCGTCGACGCCCTCCGCTCCACCGGCCTCGACGCGGCCCTCGCGTCCGGCGAGGCGTTTACCCTCTTCGCCCCCACCGACGCCGCGTTCGCGAAGCTGCCCGCCGGCACGCTCGAAGGGCTGACGCCCGAGCAGCTCACCGGCATCCTCCGCTACCACGTGCTAGTCGGCGCCGCCTCCTCGGAGGACGCCGCTGCGCTCGACGCCGCCCCCTCGGTGCAGGGTAGCGACCTCACGTTCTACGCCTCCGACGCCGGCCTCACCGTGAACGGCGCCGCGATCACTGAAGCCGACGTGCAGGCTTCGAACGGCGTCATCCACGTAATCGACACCGTCCTCCTCCCCGAAGCTGATGCCCCGATGGACGACGACATGATGGATGAGGAGATGCACGAAGAGCACATGGACAAGGAGATGATGGACGACGCGGACACCTCCGCCGACCAGAGCCTCCCCACTGACGACCAGCGCTGA
- a CDS encoding amidohydrolase: MIRLLLLALLTLPAVAAQAQPTVLHNATIYTVDPAQPTAEALAFDGGQILAVGSEADVLAAYPDARRLDAEGRTVVPGLIDAHAHLMNLGASLLQADLVGTVSKADVVERLQRFALTLPDSAWVTGRGWDQNDWGGDGAFPTAADLDAAFPDRPVWIRRIDGHAAWANSAALALVDSLDAMPDPEGGRIVRDADGRPTGVFVDAAMPLVGGLIPPPTEVERQLRMERALAETARYGLTGVHEAGVDLPTISLYLAAADVGQFPIRLYAMIGGAGETLDHFCETGPLVDYAGRLTVRSVKLYMDGALGSRGAALLEDYSDDPGNAGLLVTPPDAFGGIVERAMRCDLQVNTHAIGDRANRIVLDTYERAIAATGGGPGRHRIEHAQIVVTPDDIARFAPLGIIASMQPTHATSDMPWAEARVGPARIEGGYAWRTFLDSGARLALGSDFPVEQVSPLLGFYAAITRQDAEQRPDGGWFPDQRLTRAEALRGFTLDAAYAAFMEDAVGSLEPGKRADFVVLSRDIMTVPAPEILETDVVATFLDGAPIYGGL; this comes from the coding sequence ATGATCCGACTCCTCCTGCTCGCCCTTCTCACGCTGCCCGCCGTCGCGGCGCAGGCGCAGCCCACCGTGCTCCACAACGCCACGATTTACACCGTCGATCCGGCGCAGCCTACGGCCGAGGCGCTCGCGTTCGACGGCGGACAGATCCTCGCCGTCGGCTCCGAGGCCGACGTGCTCGCGGCCTACCCCGACGCCCGGCGCCTCGACGCCGAAGGCCGCACCGTTGTCCCCGGCCTCATCGACGCGCACGCCCACCTGATGAATCTCGGGGCGTCGCTGCTGCAGGCCGACCTCGTGGGAACGGTCTCGAAAGCGGATGTCGTCGAGCGTTTGCAACGCTTCGCGCTCACGCTCCCCGACAGCGCGTGGGTGACGGGGCGCGGCTGGGACCAGAACGACTGGGGTGGCGACGGCGCGTTCCCCACCGCCGCCGATCTCGACGCCGCCTTCCCCGACCGGCCTGTGTGGATCCGCCGCATCGACGGGCACGCCGCGTGGGCGAACTCGGCCGCGCTCGCGCTCGTGGACAGCCTCGATGCGATGCCCGATCCCGAGGGGGGGCGCATCGTCCGCGATGCTGATGGCCGCCCGACGGGCGTGTTCGTCGACGCCGCGATGCCGCTCGTCGGAGGCCTCATCCCGCCGCCGACGGAGGTGGAGCGGCAGCTTCGGATGGAGCGCGCCCTCGCCGAGACGGCACGCTACGGCCTCACCGGCGTGCACGAAGCAGGCGTCGACCTCCCGACAATCTCGCTCTACCTCGCCGCCGCCGACGTCGGGCAGTTTCCGATCCGGCTCTACGCGATGATCGGCGGGGCGGGCGAGACGCTGGACCACTTCTGCGAGACCGGCCCGCTCGTCGACTACGCCGGGCGGCTCACCGTCCGCTCCGTCAAGCTGTACATGGACGGCGCGCTCGGCAGCCGGGGCGCGGCTCTTCTCGAAGACTACAGCGACGACCCCGGCAACGCGGGGCTCCTCGTCACCCCGCCCGATGCGTTCGGCGGGATCGTGGAGCGGGCGATGCGCTGCGATCTGCAGGTGAACACCCACGCCATCGGCGACCGCGCCAACCGGATCGTGCTCGACACCTACGAGCGCGCGATCGCGGCGACGGGCGGCGGGCCGGGCCGCCACCGCATCGAGCACGCTCAAATCGTCGTGACGCCGGACGACATCGCCCGCTTCGCCCCGCTCGGCATCATCGCCTCGATGCAGCCGACGCACGCGACGAGCGACATGCCGTGGGCCGAGGCCCGCGTCGGGCCGGCCCGCATTGAGGGCGGGTACGCGTGGCGGACGTTCCTCGACAGCGGCGCTCGCCTCGCGCTCGGCTCCGACTTCCCCGTCGAGCAGGTCAGCCCGCTCCTCGGGTTCTACGCCGCCATCACCCGGCAGGACGCCGAGCAGCGGCCCGACGGCGGGTGGTTCCCCGATCAGCGCCTCACGCGGGCCGAGGCCCTCCGCGGCTTCACCCTCGACGCCGCCTACGCCGCGTTCATGGAGGACGCGGTCGGCTCGCTCGAACCGGGCAAGCGCGCCGATTTCGTCGTGCTCTCCCGCGACATCATGACCGTGCCCGCGCCCGAGATTCTGGAGACCGACGTCGTGGCGACCTTCCTCGACGGCGCGCCGATCTACGGCGGGCTGTAG
- a CDS encoding methylated-DNA--[protein]-cysteine S-methyltransferase, producing MPDLRPEAVYWTPFTTPLGTAFAASTRAGLCRLTLPEETEAHFTVWLHDHFAPDQIRPHPEPNLDVIEQIDAYWKGARTRFELRLDLRGTPFQRAVWDRLLRIPFGQTVTYSELADAAGAPQGYQAAGAAVGQNPVRLVVPCHRVLGADGGLTGFASGIPTKQWLLRHEGALLL from the coding sequence ATGCCCGACCTCCGCCCCGAAGCCGTCTACTGGACGCCGTTCACGACCCCGCTCGGCACGGCCTTCGCCGCGTCGACGCGCGCGGGCCTCTGCCGGCTGACGCTCCCGGAGGAGACCGAAGCCCACTTCACCGTCTGGCTCCACGACCACTTCGCCCCCGATCAGATCCGCCCCCACCCCGAACCGAACCTTGACGTGATCGAGCAGATCGACGCATACTGGAAGGGCGCGCGAACCAGGTTCGAGCTGCGGCTCGACCTGCGCGGCACGCCGTTTCAGCGCGCCGTGTGGGACCGGCTGCTGCGGATCCCGTTCGGGCAGACGGTGACGTACAGCGAGCTCGCCGACGCGGCAGGCGCGCCGCAGGGGTATCAGGCGGCGGGCGCGGCCGTCGGGCAGAACCCCGTTCGCCTCGTCGTCCCCTGCCACCGCGTGCTCGGCGCGGACGGCGGGCTGACGGGCTTCGCATCGGGCATCCCGACGAAGCAATGGCTCCTCCGCCACGAAGGCGCTCTCCTCCTCTAA
- the dtd gene encoding D-aminoacyl-tRNA deacylase translates to MVALVQRVSEASVTVDGDVTGAIGPGLLVLLGVHRDDTDAELAWVVNKVANLRIFPDDEGRMNRSLLDTGGEALVVSQFTLYGDTRKGNRPSFVESAPPEQAEALYEAFVAALGDLLGRSVPTGVFGAHMDVRLANDGPVTLWVERRREV, encoded by the coding sequence ATGGTGGCCCTCGTACAACGTGTTTCTGAAGCGAGCGTCACCGTCGACGGCGACGTGACCGGGGCGATCGGGCCGGGCCTGCTCGTCCTCCTCGGCGTGCACCGCGACGACACCGACGCCGAACTGGCGTGGGTCGTCAACAAAGTCGCCAACCTCCGCATCTTCCCCGACGACGAGGGGCGCATGAACCGCTCGCTCCTCGACACCGGCGGCGAGGCGCTTGTCGTCTCACAGTTCACGCTCTACGGCGACACGCGTAAGGGCAACCGGCCGTCGTTCGTAGAATCGGCTCCGCCGGAGCAGGCGGAGGCGCTCTACGAAGCGTTCGTCGCGGCGCTCGGCGACCTCCTCGGCCGGTCGGTGCCGACGGGCGTCTTCGGCGCGCACATGGACGTGCGGCTGGCGAACGACGGCCCGGTGACGCTGTGGGTGGAGCGGCGGCGCGAGGTGTAG
- the rdgB gene encoding RdgB/HAM1 family non-canonical purine NTP pyrophosphatase, protein MRIVLATRNPGKVAELRALLADLPVDLISAAEVEGAPEVEEDAPTLRGNARKKAEALHAHTGLPSLADDTGLEVDALDGAPGVHSARFAGPEADAEANRARLLRDLTGADDRAARFRTVLAFADGDDVRCFDGVCEGQITEAERGEGGFGYDALFEPEGETRTFAEMPAEAKNQISHRGRALRAFEAWLHGRLSETQ, encoded by the coding sequence GTGCGCATCGTCCTCGCCACCCGCAACCCCGGCAAAGTCGCCGAGCTCCGCGCCCTCCTCGCCGATCTCCCCGTCGACCTCATCAGCGCCGCCGAAGTAGAGGGCGCGCCCGAGGTAGAAGAGGACGCGCCGACGCTCAGAGGCAACGCCCGGAAGAAAGCTGAAGCGCTGCATGCCCACACCGGCCTGCCGTCGCTCGCCGACGACACCGGGCTCGAAGTCGACGCGCTCGACGGGGCGCCCGGCGTCCACTCCGCCCGCTTCGCCGGCCCCGAGGCGGATGCCGAAGCGAATCGCGCCCGTCTCCTCCGCGACCTCACCGGTGCCGACGACCGAGCGGCCCGCTTTCGCACCGTGCTCGCTTTTGCCGACGGCGACGATGTGCGGTGCTTCGACGGCGTCTGCGAGGGGCAGATCACGGAGGCTGAGCGCGGCGAAGGCGGCTTCGGATACGATGCTTTGTTCGAGCCCGAGGGCGAGACGCGGACGTTCGCCGAGATGCCGGCCGAGGCTAAGAACCAGATCAGCCACCGAGGTCGCGCGCTCCGGGCGTTCGAAGCGTGGCTGCACGGCCGCCTGTCGGAGACGCAGTAG
- the rpsU gene encoding 30S ribosomal protein S21, with amino-acid sequence MSVGIKVRDKESIDRALRRFKRAVNRSRILRIYRGNMAFVKPSEERRLAKEKAMRNARKRRHY; translated from the coding sequence TTGTCCGTAGGCATCAAAGTTCGTGATAAGGAATCCATCGACCGCGCCCTGCGCCGCTTCAAGCGCGCCGTGAACCGTAGCCGCATCCTGCGCATCTACCGCGGCAACATGGCTTTCGTGAAGCCCTCCGAGGAGCGCCGCCTCGCCAAGGAGAAGGCGATGCGCAACGCCCGCAAGCGCCGCCACTACTAG